The Terriglobia bacterium genome has a segment encoding these proteins:
- a CDS encoding DUF4124 domain-containing protein yields MKHVPHVLLAAFGSLSALGVLASPTEEPKIHECKDPDGNVLYQDEPCPEPKHRKVVAPAPSKPLASTAERGAPAGVPPAPVADPAPRPREWSVIEPAGADRLPGDAGGALHAPSGRFASPESTWRAFVSAIGRGDRAAAAACLTSSALVRFGGDAESFPLEEMRTTVSAFTRIEVDGEVGPFWSIHASRDGLRPKWIFFERTARGEWKIAAI; encoded by the coding sequence ATGAAACACGTTCCGCACGTCCTGCTGGCCGCCTTCGGCTCGCTCTCGGCGCTTGGCGTCCTCGCATCCCCGACGGAGGAGCCGAAGATCCATGAGTGCAAGGACCCCGACGGGAACGTGCTCTATCAGGACGAACCGTGCCCCGAGCCCAAGCACCGGAAGGTCGTCGCACCGGCGCCGTCGAAGCCGCTGGCGTCGACGGCCGAGCGGGGTGCACCGGCCGGCGTGCCCCCGGCGCCGGTCGCGGACCCCGCGCCCCGGCCGCGGGAATGGAGCGTCATCGAGCCGGCCGGAGCCGACCGTCTCCCCGGCGACGCCGGCGGCGCGCTTCACGCGCCGAGCGGTCGATTCGCGTCCCCGGAGAGCACCTGGCGAGCCTTCGTCTCCGCGATCGGGCGCGGCGATCGCGCCGCCGCCGCCGCCTGCCTCACGTCGTCCGCCCTGGTGCGGTTCGGCGGCGACGCCGAGTCGTTCCCCCTCGAGGAGATGCGGACGACCGTGAGCGCATTCACCCGCATCGAGGTCGACGGCGAGGTCGGCCCCTTCTGGTCCATCCACGCCTCGCGCGACGGCCTGCGGCCGAAGTGGATCTTCTTCGAGCGCACCGCGCGCGGCGAGTGGAAGATCGCCGCGATCTAG